One genomic window of Myxococcus xanthus includes the following:
- the cysK gene encoding cysteine synthase A, with translation MKVNNILETIGNTPHVRINRLFPSRVTVHMKLERANPGGSIKDRIALSMIEDAEQRGLLKKDSVIIEPTSGNTGIGLAMVAAVKGYKLVLVMPESMSVERRRLMAAYGATFELTPRAQGMKGAIARANELLSQVPNSWMPQQFENEANIEVHRRTTVQEILKDFPEGLDYLITGVGTGGHITACAEELKKVWPKLKVFAVEPTKSPVISGGQPGPHPIQGIGAGFIPKNLHKDALDGAIQVTEEDAFEFTRRAAREEGIFVGISTGAALSAVNQKLGEMTDGSRVLAFNYDTGERYLSIEPLFPAQ, from the coding sequence ATGAAGGTGAACAACATCCTGGAGACCATCGGAAACACGCCGCACGTGCGCATCAACCGGCTGTTTCCGTCCCGCGTGACGGTCCATATGAAGCTCGAGCGCGCCAACCCGGGCGGCAGCATCAAGGACCGCATCGCGTTGTCCATGATTGAGGACGCGGAGCAGCGCGGCCTGCTCAAGAAGGACAGCGTCATCATCGAGCCGACCAGCGGCAACACCGGCATCGGCCTGGCCATGGTGGCGGCGGTGAAGGGCTACAAGCTGGTGCTCGTCATGCCGGAGTCCATGAGCGTCGAGCGCCGCCGGCTGATGGCCGCCTACGGCGCCACCTTCGAGCTGACCCCGCGCGCGCAGGGCATGAAGGGCGCCATCGCTCGCGCCAATGAACTGCTGTCGCAGGTGCCCAACTCGTGGATGCCGCAGCAGTTCGAGAACGAGGCCAACATCGAGGTCCACCGCCGCACGACGGTGCAGGAAATCCTCAAGGACTTCCCGGAAGGGCTGGACTACCTCATCACCGGCGTGGGCACCGGCGGGCACATCACCGCGTGCGCCGAGGAGCTGAAGAAGGTCTGGCCGAAGCTGAAGGTCTTCGCCGTGGAGCCCACCAAGTCGCCCGTCATCAGCGGCGGCCAGCCGGGCCCGCACCCCATCCAGGGCATTGGCGCCGGCTTCATCCCGAAGAACCTGCACAAGGACGCGCTGGACGGCGCCATTCAGGTGACCGAGGAGGACGCCTTCGAGTTCACCCGCCGCGCCGCGCGTGAGGAGGGCATCTTCGTGGGCATCTCCACCGGCGCCGCGCTGTCCGCCGTGAATCAGAAGCTGGGCGAGATGACCGACGGCAGCCGCGTGCTCGCCTTCAACTACGACACGGGCGAGCGCTACCTCTCCATCGAGCCGCTCTTCCCGGCCCAGTAG
- the epsC gene encoding serine O-acetyltransferase EpsC, with product MDDSNARLVAALLEARQRHCFPADVRRAAPEFVGQVLGLLFPHFAERLECTAAAVHRDVTTVEASLHRIRDTLAPLYPGIERDLPARFMERLPGLYDWLRQDADAIFEADPAARTVDEVILTYPGFTAIAIYRVANALHALGFPLLPRLLTEYAHQRTGVDIHPGATIGRRFVIDHGTGVVIGETTLIGDNVKIYQGVTLGALVVEKGLTDKKRHPTIEDDVVVYANATILGGETVVGRGSIIAGNAWLTQSIPSQSVVTRRSEVRQRGENGSLDALEFHI from the coding sequence ATGGATGACTCCAACGCCAGGCTGGTCGCGGCCCTGCTGGAAGCCCGGCAGCGACACTGCTTCCCTGCGGACGTACGGCGCGCTGCCCCCGAATTCGTAGGCCAGGTGCTCGGCCTGCTCTTCCCCCACTTCGCCGAGCGCCTGGAGTGTACGGCCGCGGCCGTCCACCGCGACGTCACCACCGTGGAGGCCAGCCTCCACCGCATCCGGGACACGCTGGCGCCCCTGTACCCGGGCATTGAACGGGACTTGCCGGCGCGCTTCATGGAGCGGCTGCCCGGCCTCTATGACTGGCTGCGACAGGACGCGGACGCCATCTTCGAGGCGGACCCGGCCGCGCGCACCGTGGACGAGGTCATCCTCACCTACCCGGGCTTCACCGCCATCGCCATCTACCGGGTGGCCAACGCGCTGCACGCCCTGGGCTTCCCGCTGCTGCCTCGCTTGCTCACGGAGTACGCGCACCAGCGAACCGGCGTGGACATCCACCCGGGTGCCACCATTGGCCGGCGCTTCGTCATCGACCATGGCACTGGCGTCGTCATCGGTGAGACGACGCTCATTGGCGACAACGTCAAAATCTATCAGGGCGTCACCCTGGGCGCGCTCGTCGTGGAGAAGGGGCTGACGGACAAGAAGCGTCACCCCACCATCGAGGACGACGTGGTGGTGTACGCCAACGCCACCATCCTGGGCGGAGAAACCGTGGTGGGCCGGGGCAGCATCATCGCCGGCAACGCCTGGCTCACGCAGAGCATCCCTTCTCAATCCGTGGTTACCCGCCGCAGCGAGGTGCGTCAGCGCGGCGAGAATGGCTCGCTGGACGCACTCGAATTCCACATCTGA